CCGGATTTTTGTCGCCAGAGTTTTCAGGCGACCCCGCATGGTTTTGTGATAATCTCGGCCACGGGCATAACGCGCGATAATGGCAGAGTTGGGTGCATAAGAGATATAACGTGGTTCTGGTACCTCGACCAGATAATCCATACGCACACAGATAATGCTGCGTGTGCCGGGAACTAGCAAAGTGGGATTGGCACGTTTTTCCAAATTCTCTTCCAGAAACTTCATGTCACCATGATAACCACGATCCAGATATTCCTGTAAGCGTGCTAATTCTGCTTGAGCATCCGGTTTGGCAATGACACAATCAGAAAAACCCAATTCTAAAGCCTGCGCTTTAATCCATGCTTTTAGCTCAGCTGGATCTTGTTGATAAACTTGAATTTGCGCGTGAGAATCGGGAGTTGTCATAAACCAAAGACAGGGAATAAGAAATGCAGCAACAAGTTTACCATAGCCGCGATCTACAAGCATGGGAGCAGCGCTGGTTTCAGCAGCAAAATAGTTCCTACGGTTTAATGCAACAAGTTGCCTGGGGGATTAGCCAGCGGCTGATCACTTTATTTTCCCAGCAAAAAATAAAAAAAATCGCGGTCTGTTGTGGTCAGGGTAATAATGCCGGCGATGGTTATATGGTGGCTAAATATTTAAAACAGGCTGGTTTTCAAGCTCATATTTATGCGGCTGAGTTAGGTAATTCTAAAGATTTGGCATCGGCTGTGCTGGAAGCCCAGCGGGTTGGTGTGCAGTTTTATTCGCATTTTGATTTTCAATCCGAATATGAGGTTTATATCGATGCCTTATTCGGAATTGGTCTAAACCGTCAGCTGGCTTCTGACTGGCAAAATGTTATTCACGGCATTAACCGGCAAAATGGGCTCAAAATCTCGATCGATATTCCGAGTGGACTGGATGCCAATACCGGCCAGCCTTTGCCTGTTGCGATCAAAGCTGACTATACTTTCACGGGTTTGGGGCTCAAGGCAGGATTGTTTACTGGACAAGGCAAAGAATATGCGGGCAAGATCGAACTGATTTCTGCTATTCCGACAGATACAGAGCTTCAACCGATTGCCCAGCTTGCCTCACATCAGATTCAATTGCCCAAGCGTGAAGCCTTTGGTCATAAAGGCAGTTATGGTCATGTTCTGGTGATTGGTGGACATGCTGATATGGGCGGTGCAGTGATCATGGCGGCAGAAGCAGCATTTGCTGCAGGAGCAGGTAAAGTGACGATCATCTGTGATGCAAAACATCATACTGCGATTTTGTCACGTGCACCGAATATCATGCTGCGTGATATCAATCTCTTAACTCAGGAGCAACGCCAAGCACTGATTCAGCAGGTCGATGCAGTCTGTTTTGGCATGGGGTTAGGTCGTGATCCTTGGGCAAAAGCGCAATACGAAATCTGGTTTGAACTGATTCAGCAATCTGATCTGGAGGTTGTTTTGGATGCGGATGCCTTATGGTTTCTGGCCAAGCAGCCTCAAGTTTTGAATTCCCAGACTTATGCGACTCCGCATCCTGGGGAAGCAGCCACATTACTGGCATGTAGCACTGCGGAAGTTGAAATGGATCGGATTGCAGCCATTCATGCACTGCAACAAAAATATCAGGGACAGTGGGTGCTAAAAGGTTCAGGCAGTCTGATTCTGGAAGAAAAGCTTTACATCTGTGATGCCGGGAATGCCGGTATGGGCACTGGCGGAATGGGGGATGTGCTGGCCGGCATGATTGCCAGTCTAAAGGCGCAATTTGCGCAAAAAATTTATTTGCATGAAATTGTGACGCTGCATGCACTTGCAGGTGATGAACTGGCCAAAAATGGCGAACGTGGCTTGCAGGCACAGGATATGAAACATGCGATTTATCAGGTCGTGAATCGCTAAGGAGAATAGTGTGCCAGTCATCAAACTGAATATTTCAGGCCAAGTTCAAGGAGTCGGATACCGTTACTGGTTTGCCGAGCAGGCTCAGGCGCTTGGACTGAAAGGATATGTGAAGAACTTGAGCACAGGTGAGGTGGAGGCCGTTATTGCTGGAACAGACTCCCAACTTCAGGAAATGATTACACGAAGTTGGAAAGGGCCTGCTCGTGCAATCGTACAAGCGGTTATTCAAGAGTATCTGGAATCTGAGCTAGATGCTCAAGACTTTATAATATTGCGTTAAACCTTATCGACGACGGCTACTGACGCGACTCCGGCCGCGTGCCATACCACCCAACGCATTCAATACCGCCATTTTACTCATACTGCCTGAGGCGTGGGCATGACAAATAGCAGCAGCTAAAGCATCGGCGGCATCCTGCTGCGGTTTGATGCTGAGTTTTAGAATATTCATTACCATCATCTGCACCTGTTCTTTATCCGCAGCGCCATAACCCACTACCGACTGCTTGATCTGGCGCGCAGTATATTCAGCGACTTTCAAATCCAGATTGACCAGTGCCGCAACAGCAGCACCACGGGCCTGACCGAGTTTTAAGGCAGAATCCGGATTTTGTGCCATAAAGACCTGTTCTACCGCAGCTTCAGTGGGACCATAAAATTTTACAATGCGCTCCACGCCGGCAAAGATCCGTTTTAAACGTTCAGGCATTTCTGTCGTTTCTGTTCTGATGGTGCCGGCATCAACAAAAGTCAGTTTGGAGCCGTCTTTTTCGATAATTCCGTAACCGGTTAAACGAGAACCGGGGTCAATCCCAATAATTAATGACATGCCCGCACTTTAAAAATAGAATAATGCCCATATTGTTACATAAGCGTATCAAAAAAGCTTGATCCTGATGAAGCAGTTGATTCCAGCATCCTATTATTTATTTTACTGAGATTAGATTAATTTTCATGAAATTATTTCTTATTATCCTTGCAGGCTTAATCCTAGAAGTATTTGTCTGGATTGGCGTGGGTGACCTCGTCGGGAGCATGTGGTACGTATTTTTCTGGTTTGTGGCCGCATTTTTTATTGGTATGAATCTGATCCGTAAATACTCGGCCGGTGTAATGCCACAAATGCAGCAAATGCAGATGGGACAGATGAGTGCAGATCCTGCATTAACAGGAAATTTACCTAAAATTCTGGCAGGTTTCTTTCTGCTTATTCCTGGATTGATTACCGACGTATTGGCAGTATTGATGCTCATTCCAGCGGTTCAGCAGGTTTTTAAGGCTGCTATAATGAAAGCGATGATGAAACGTCAGCAACTCATGATGGAAAAAATGATGGGTGGCATGATGGGCGATATGGGTGGTGCACAAGGCCAGAACCCATTTGCCGAGATGATGCGTCAAATGCAGGATATGCAAAATCAGCAATCAGGTCGCGGTGATTCCAACATTATTGATGGTGAAGCACGTGAAGTGAGACCTGAGGCGAAAAAAATTGAAATGAAAGATATCAATCCAAAATAAATGTTTTATTTAAAAAATTCTATTTAAGCCGAATCTGATGATTCGGTTTTTTATTGGAGCTTTCTAATCTCTTTGAACAAACGTTATAATATATTTTTATAAATTTACCTTATTTTAATGTCTCTGCTTTTTACGATCTGTCTCCTGCATTTTGTTGCTCAACTCAGTCCCGGTCCCGATATTTTGCTCATTGCCAAAAGTGCCGCATCTACCACACGCCAGAATGCCTTGAAAATTATTGCAGGGATCTCTGCCGGTATCGTGGTTTGGGTAATACTGACACTTGCGGGTTTTACCGTGTTAATTGACCAGTTTCCATGGATTCAACAGGTATTGATGGTGCTCGGTGGTGTGTTCCTGGCTAAAATGGGATGGACCATGTTAAAGGGTGGTGTGCATAGCTTTAAAAATAGACATCAGACCGACGACGATACAAATGGACAGGTGCAAGCTAAAAACTATTTTATGTTGGGCTTATGGACCAACCTTTCTAATCCCAAAACACTGATCTATTTTAGTAGCGTATTTTCACTGGCTTTGAGTTCATCTGCTTCCGATTATTTGAAAGCACAGCTGGCAGTGATTATTCCTTTGCAGACCTTTATCACCTTTGCTTTATTGATGCTGTTGATTTCCCAACCAAAAATTAAAATCTTGTACCAGCGTTCGGGGAGTTATATTGATATGATGTCAGGCGGACTATTTCTGCTATTTGCATTGTGGTTATGGTATGACGCACTTATTCTGATGAATTAAGGAGGGTATCTTCATTTAATGCTGGAGATATTGGTGAGGTCGGGGAAGGAGAGGCTAAATTGTCTGGTGTTTTAACCGCCGTTTGATAACGATTAGGCTTTAAGGTGGTTTCAGTATTTTCAGAGCCTTGATAACTGCGACTACGGTTAGCGCGCTCACGCAATCCACCTTTTTTAATTAACTGAACCATGGCACATCTCTCATTCAAATCCACAGCTATTGTAAATCAAAGCTGGATTTGATGAGGTTATTTTCCGCATCACTATTTGAATTATTCAAGAGTAATAAAAAGACTTGTTTGAACTAACAGGTCTTTGCTGTGAGATGCATGAAATTAGCGAAGTCTTTTATCTTCTTCTTTTAAAACATCCAGTATAGAGTGTTGTATAGGAACTTCTTGTTGTGATTGCACATACAAATGCACGACTTTAAATACGATTGCTGTAACGAGGCAGGCCACAAGACAAAAAATCCAGAAACCAAAAGGGCTGCGAATATGATGTGAGCCACAGTTTGAGCATGATTTTTCTGTAGAGTCGACTACTTTTTCGCAGCAAGCACAATGATATTGATACTGCATTGTTCTTCTCCCAGGATGTTATCCTTTTTATTCTTCGATCATGAAAGATGATTCAATTGGTTTTTTATCATAGGTAGAGCAGCATCAGCTTGCAATAAGCAATTGCTGATAATTACATAGAGACAATAGAGTATAAAAATTCATTACACAAGCAGTAGGATTTTCTTAAAATGTAAGAAATATTTTCATTAATCAAATGATAATCAATGAATTAAGAGTTAATTCTCTTGAAAATATACATAATAAAGCCCGCATCAAGCGGGCTTTATTTGAGCTAGTCTAAAACTTACTGCCCAGAACGGATGATGTAATCAAAAGCAGACAGTGATGCCTTGGCACCTTCACCGGTCGCAATGATGATCTGCTTGTAAGGCACTGTGGTACAGTCACCTGCTGCAAATACACCTTTGACATTGGTTTCGTTGCGGTCGTTAATCACAATCTCGCCACGGTTAGTTAATTCAACAGCCGTTTCTTTCAGGAAGTCCGTATTTGGCAACAAACCGATCTGCACGAAGATCCCTGCAAGTTCTACTGTATGCTCTTCATCTGTGGCACGGTCTTTGTATTTCAGACCCGTCACCTGTGAACCGTCACCCAGCACTTCAGTCGACAAGGCATTCTTGATCACGGTGGTGTTCGGCAAGCTGTTCAGTTTGTCTTGCAGCACCTGATCCGCACGCAATTTGGTATCAAATTCCACCAAAGTTACATGCTCTACAATCCCTGCCAGGTCGATCGCAGCTTCCACCCCCGAGTTACCACCGCCAATCACGGCGACACGTTTACCCTTAAACAGTGGGCCATCACAGTGCGGACAGTAGGCCACACCACGAGTTTTGTATTCCTGCTCACCTGGAACGTTCATCTCTCTCCAGTGTGCGCCGGTCGACAGAATCACGGTTTTAGATTCCAGTTTGGCACCATTCTCTAAAGTCACTTCCACCAGACCATTGGCCGTTTCGTCTGCCCCTTTGATATCAGACACGCGTTGCAGGTTCATGATGTCGACCCCGTATTCACGCACGTGGGCTTCCATTTCCGCTGCAAATTTAGGACCTTGGGTTTTTTGTACTGACGTGAAGTTTTCAATGTCCATGGTATCCATGACCTGACCGCCCATGCGTTCAGCCACGATCCCGGTTTTAATGCCTTTACGTGCTGCATAGATCGCAGAAGTATTCCCTGCAGGACCACCACCGATCACCAGGACATCAAAGGCATCTTTGGCATTCAGCTTTTCCGCATCTTTGGTAGCGGCATTGCTGTCCAACTTGGCAATGATTTCTTCCAGCGTCATACGACCCTGACCTATATGCTGGTTGTCCTGGAACACCATCGGAACCGCCATGATTTTGCGTTCTTCTACTTCTTCCTGGAAGAAAGCCCCATCAATCATGGTCGCTGTAGTGCCTGGGTTATAGATGGCGATCAGGTTAAGTGCCTGAACCACATCCGGACAGTTATGGCAGCTTAAGGATACAAATACATCGAAATTAGATTGAACACCCAGACTCTTGATATTCGCCAGAACTTCATCAGAGACTTTCGGTGCATAACCTGAGGTTTGCAACAATGCCAGGATCAGTGAGGTGAACTCATGGCCCATTGGCAAGCCTGCAAAGAATACACGTGGTTCCTCACCAGCTTTTGCAATCCCGAAACTTGGCGCACGTGCATTGGTCCCGTCAAAGCGTGCAGTCACCAGGTCAGACAGTGCAGCCACTTCGGACACCAGTTCCTGGATTTTGGCTGATTTGTCAGAGCCATCCAAAGTCGCCACCAGTTCAATCGGGCCTTCTAGGCGTTCTAATAAGGTTTTAAGTTGGGCTGAAGTATTTTGATCTAACATTGCTAACGTCTCCAAAGGAGTAAATGTTTATTTGATACAGCCATGATAGGACAATCGACTGAATAGGTAAAACAGGTTGTTTTTATTTTATTGATCGGATTTACAGATTTGTTGAAAAATTCATTATTAATTTCAAAGTTCTATATGGGGTCGAAAGATTAATCTTCAAGTAGTTTAGAGCAAGAATAAGGATTTTCAGCTAAGATTAAAACAAGATATTTGAGACTTGAATGATGGAATTACAACGCGGTATTTATCAACATTATAAGGGACAGCTTTATCAGGTGTTTCATGTTGCCACGCACAGTGAAACTGAAGAAAAGCTGGTGGTTTATCAATGTCTCTACGGGGATTATTCAATTTGGGTACGTCCTTTAACGATGTTCACTGAAACCATTACCACTAACGATGATCGTGAAGTGGAGCGTTTTAAATTGATTCAGGCACTTTAAGCCAAACAGACTCAGGGAAGAGTGATGCAAAACTCAGATGAATTTGAAAGATTCATGCAGGAATTATATGAAAAGTTTCATAGGCATGATCTTAAGCAGGCAGATCGCCGGCACCGATATCGCAATATAGAACCAGAATCCGGTCGATTTTTATCTATGCTGATTCGTACGCAACAATCGAAAAGTATTCTGGAAATTGGGACTTCTACTGGTTATTCCACTTTATGGCTGGCAGAAGCGGCTCGGCAGACTCAAGCCATGATTACAACACTTGAAGTTGATGCAGAACGGGTTACTCAGGCAAAGCAATATGCGACAGAAATAGATTTTGCAGATTTAATCAATTTTAAAGTAATTGATGCACAAGTTTATCTGGAGGCAGAACAGGAATTATTTGATTTTATCCTGTTAGATGCTGAACGAGATGCTTATGTCAGTTACTGGCCACATTTGAGTCGATTACTTAAAGCAAAGGGCGGGTTACTGGTAGTTGATAATGTCATTTCACATGCAGCAGAAGTCGAAGAGTTTATTGCCTTAATTCAGCAAGACCCACGTTTTATCATGAGTATTGTACTCATAGGCGCAGGTTTGCTGATGGTGGGATTGCGTTAATTCGATTGGCTCTAATCCATGCAAATTTTATTAAAATGTAAATTATATTCGAGATACTTTTCCACGAATGCGGCTTTGTCTTGGCGTCTTAGCAGGTTGTCATAAATAAATTCAGGTACGGGATGATACAGCTCGGTATGACCATTACTGTATACAATTTTCAGGTGGCGGCTTGAGGGATTGTATTTCCAAGAAATCACGGTAAGCAGTTTTTGCATATGCGTTCCTCCACTGAATATTTCTTATCTTATCATTTGAACTTATGCCATATGGCTCTGCAGATGTATAGCTCAATTGTAAGAATCGGTAAGGATTATGAGAAAGCGAAGCAAAAGATATACCTGAATTTTTATATGATTGATCAAGAAAAAAATAGGACTGCAATATTTAAAGTCCTAACAAAATCATTTTAAAAAATAAAATCCCGTATTGCGCTGACATAAAAGCTTAAACCATAAAAAACCACGCTAAAAAGCGTGGTTTTTTGAATCAGTTCAATCTAATTAAAATTAGATTTTACCTACTAGGTCGATTGAAGGAGCAAGAGTTGCATCGCCTTCTTTCCATTTAGCTGGGCAAACTTCGCCTGGGTGAGCATGTACGTACTGAGCTGCTTTAACTTTACGAAGAAGTTCTTGAGCATCACGGCCGATACCACCAGCGTTGATTTCAACGATTTGGATTTTACCTTCTGGATCGATCACGAAAGTACCACGATCAGCAAGGCCATCAGCTTCGATTAATACGTCAAAGTTTTTAGCAAGTGTCCAGTTTGCATCACCAACCATTACATACTGGATTTTTTTGATTTCTTCTGAAGAATCGTGCCAAGCTTTGTGAGTGAAATGCGTGTCAGTAGAAACTGAGTAGATTTCAACGCCTAGTTTTTGGAATTCAGCGTAGTTGTCAGCAAGGTCACCAAGTTCAGTCGGGCAAACGAAAGTGAAGTCAGCTGGGTAGAAGAATACAACAGACCATTTGCCTTTCAGGTCAGCTTCAGTAACTTCAATGAATTTGCCGTTTTGGAATGCAGTTGCTTTAAATGGTTTAACTTCAGTATTAATTAAGCTCATCATTGTCTCCATGATTGAAGTAGTCTTTGATTTTGAATAAGAGTATCGAAATTTTGGTTGATGCTAAAATGGTATTTTTACATTACAAACATCGGAAAAACCGAATTAAGTAAAAACGCGCCACTTCGGCAAAAT
The nucleotide sequence above comes from Acinetobacter lwoffii. Encoded proteins:
- a CDS encoding NAD(P)H-hydrate dehydratase, whose product is MQQQVYHSRDLQAWEQRWFQQQNSSYGLMQQVAWGISQRLITLFSQQKIKKIAVCCGQGNNAGDGYMVAKYLKQAGFQAHIYAAELGNSKDLASAVLEAQRVGVQFYSHFDFQSEYEVYIDALFGIGLNRQLASDWQNVIHGINRQNGLKISIDIPSGLDANTGQPLPVAIKADYTFTGLGLKAGLFTGQGKEYAGKIELISAIPTDTELQPIAQLASHQIQLPKREAFGHKGSYGHVLVIGGHADMGGAVIMAAEAAFAAGAGKVTIICDAKHHTAILSRAPNIMLRDINLLTQEQRQALIQQVDAVCFGMGLGRDPWAKAQYEIWFELIQQSDLEVVLDADALWFLAKQPQVLNSQTYATPHPGEAATLLACSTAEVEMDRIAAIHALQQKYQGQWVLKGSGSLILEEKLYICDAGNAGMGTGGMGDVLAGMIASLKAQFAQKIYLHEIVTLHALAGDELAKNGERGLQAQDMKHAIYQVVNR
- a CDS encoding KTSC domain-containing protein, which gives rise to MQKLLTVISWKYNPSSRHLKIVYSNGHTELYHPVPEFIYDNLLRRQDKAAFVEKYLEYNLHFNKICMD
- a CDS encoding DUF1653 domain-containing protein; this encodes MELQRGIYQHYKGQLYQVFHVATHSETEEKLVVYQCLYGDYSIWVRPLTMFTETITTNDDREVERFKLIQAL
- a CDS encoding acylphosphatase; amino-acid sequence: MPVIKLNISGQVQGVGYRYWFAEQAQALGLKGYVKNLSTGEVEAVIAGTDSQLQEMITRSWKGPARAIVQAVIQEYLESELDAQDFIILR
- a CDS encoding O-methyltransferase, which gives rise to MQNSDEFERFMQELYEKFHRHDLKQADRRHRYRNIEPESGRFLSMLIRTQQSKSILEIGTSTGYSTLWLAEAARQTQAMITTLEVDAERVTQAKQYATEIDFADLINFKVIDAQVYLEAEQELFDFILLDAERDAYVSYWPHLSRLLKAKGGLLVVDNVISHAAEVEEFIALIQQDPRFIMSIVLIGAGLLMVGLR
- a CDS encoding FxsA family protein — protein: MKLFLIILAGLILEVFVWIGVGDLVGSMWYVFFWFVAAFFIGMNLIRKYSAGVMPQMQQMQMGQMSADPALTGNLPKILAGFFLLIPGLITDVLAVLMLIPAVQQVFKAAIMKAMMKRQQLMMEKMMGGMMGDMGGAQGQNPFAEMMRQMQDMQNQQSGRGDSNIIDGEAREVRPEAKKIEMKDINPK
- the ahpC gene encoding alkyl hydroperoxide reductase subunit C, translated to MSLINTEVKPFKATAFQNGKFIEVTEADLKGKWSVVFFYPADFTFVCPTELGDLADNYAEFQKLGVEIYSVSTDTHFTHKAWHDSSEEIKKIQYVMVGDANWTLAKNFDVLIEADGLADRGTFVIDPEGKIQIVEINAGGIGRDAQELLRKVKAAQYVHAHPGEVCPAKWKEGDATLAPSIDLVGKI
- a CDS encoding LysE family transporter; this translates as MSLLFTICLLHFVAQLSPGPDILLIAKSAASTTRQNALKIIAGISAGIVVWVILTLAGFTVLIDQFPWIQQVLMVLGGVFLAKMGWTMLKGGVHSFKNRHQTDDDTNGQVQAKNYFMLGLWTNLSNPKTLIYFSSVFSLALSSSASDYLKAQLAVIIPLQTFITFALLMLLISQPKIKILYQRSGSYIDMMSGGLFLLFALWLWYDALILMN
- the ruvC gene encoding crossover junction endodeoxyribonuclease RuvC, whose protein sequence is MSLIIGIDPGSRLTGYGIIEKDGSKLTFVDAGTIRTETTEMPERLKRIFAGVERIVKFYGPTEAAVEQVFMAQNPDSALKLGQARGAAVAALVNLDLKVAEYTARQIKQSVVGYGAADKEQVQMMVMNILKLSIKPQQDAADALAAAICHAHASGSMSKMAVLNALGGMARGRSRVSSRRR
- the ahpF gene encoding alkyl hydroperoxide reductase subunit F encodes the protein MLDQNTSAQLKTLLERLEGPIELVATLDGSDKSAKIQELVSEVAALSDLVTARFDGTNARAPSFGIAKAGEEPRVFFAGLPMGHEFTSLILALLQTSGYAPKVSDEVLANIKSLGVQSNFDVFVSLSCHNCPDVVQALNLIAIYNPGTTATMIDGAFFQEEVEERKIMAVPMVFQDNQHIGQGRMTLEEIIAKLDSNAATKDAEKLNAKDAFDVLVIGGGPAGNTSAIYAARKGIKTGIVAERMGGQVMDTMDIENFTSVQKTQGPKFAAEMEAHVREYGVDIMNLQRVSDIKGADETANGLVEVTLENGAKLESKTVILSTGAHWREMNVPGEQEYKTRGVAYCPHCDGPLFKGKRVAVIGGGNSGVEAAIDLAGIVEHVTLVEFDTKLRADQVLQDKLNSLPNTTVIKNALSTEVLGDGSQVTGLKYKDRATDEEHTVELAGIFVQIGLLPNTDFLKETAVELTNRGEIVINDRNETNVKGVFAAGDCTTVPYKQIIIATGEGAKASLSAFDYIIRSGQ